From Oryctolagus cuniculus chromosome 17, mOryCun1.1, whole genome shotgun sequence, a single genomic window includes:
- the LOC138846351 gene encoding olfactory receptor 1468-like, producing MTGKNQTTVSEFLLLGLPIQPQHKNLFYVLFLAMYLTTVIGNLLIIVLIHLDSHLHTPMYLFLSNLSLSDLCFSSVTMPKLLQIMQSQVPSIPYAGCLAQMYFYLFFADLEIFLLVAMAYDRYVAICFPLHYTSIMSPKLCFCLVVLSWVLTTFHALLHTLLMARLSFCADNVIPHFFCDISVLLKLACSDTHVNELVIFVMGGLVIVIPFLLIITSYARIVLSIIKVPSARGIRKAFSTCGSHLSVVSLFFGTIIGLYLIPSANNSTVKETVMAMMYTVVTPMLNPFIYSLRNRDMKGALGRVICKKKILFCL from the coding sequence ATGACTGGAAAGAACCAAACCACTGTCTCAGAGTTCCTCCTCCTAGGCCTGCCCATCCAGCCACAGCACAAAAACCTCTTCTACGTCCTGTTCCTGGCCATGTACCTGACCACAGTCATAGGGAACCTCCTCATCATTGTCCTCATTCACCTGGACTCTCATCTCCACACGCCCATGTATTTGTTTCTCAGCAACTTGTCCCTCTCtgacctctgcttctcctctgtcacAATGCCCAAATTGCTGCAGATCATGCAGAGCCAAGTCCCATCCATCCCTTATGCAGGATGTCTGGCCCAAATGTACTTCTACCTATTTTTTGCAGACCTGGAGATCTTCCTCCTTGTGGCCATGGCCTacgaccgctatgtggccatctgcttCCCCCTGCACTACACCAGCATCATGAGCCCcaagctctgcttctgcctggtgGTGCTGTCCTGGGTGCTGACCACGTTCCATGCCCTGCTGCACACCCTGCTCATGGCCAGGCTGTCTTTCTGTGCAGATAATGTGATCCCCCACTTTTTCTGTGACATATCTGTTCTGCTGAAGTTGGCCTGCTCTGACACCCATGTCAATGAGTTGGTGATATTTGTCATGGGTGGACTTGTTATTGTCATCCCCTTCCTACTCATTATTACATCCTATGCAAGGATTGTGTTGTCTATCATCAAGGTTCCTTCTGCGCGGGGCATCCGTaaggccttctccacctgtggttcCCACCTGTCCGTGGTGTCACTGTTCTTTGGCACAATTATTGGTCTCTACCTAATCCCATCAGCCAATAATTCTACTGTGAAAGAGACTGTCATGGCTATGATGTACACTGTGGTGACTcccatgctgaaccccttcatctacagcctgaggaacagaGACATGAAGGGAGCCTTGGGCAGAgtcatttgtaaaaagaaaatcctCTTCTGCCTATGA